The following proteins are encoded in a genomic region of Corallococcus soli:
- a CDS encoding metallophosphoesterase → MPQDSLLVAALGDIHGRFHRVEAWLDALEAARGRRVDLVLAVGDVEAFRHADDHRRKAAKRAMPAEFAEYADGLKRVKRPLYFIGGNNEDFEALHDLPDGGELAPDVHYLGRAGLRTLGGLRVAYLSGIHAPRFIDQPLKRPTSLDTAKQAGYFRTDEVARVAALQDVDLLLVHEWPRGIVQKARDERLAPERPLPSPWIGNPVTRRLVDGLHPRWVACGHSHKPFAVSLEAHGRPASRVVCLDQAAKPDTAVFWWEFEGREARRAGWGVSGAVAWQVGQRWGLHTLPPLTESGTPGPAGSAGSDDGPGNAPPNDGATA, encoded by the coding sequence ATGCCGCAGGACTCCCTCCTCGTCGCCGCGCTGGGTGACATCCACGGACGCTTCCACCGGGTGGAGGCGTGGCTGGATGCGTTGGAGGCGGCGCGGGGACGCCGCGTGGACCTGGTGCTGGCGGTGGGCGACGTGGAGGCCTTCCGCCACGCGGACGACCACCGGCGCAAGGCCGCCAAGCGGGCCATGCCCGCGGAGTTCGCCGAGTACGCGGACGGCCTCAAGCGCGTGAAGCGGCCGCTGTACTTCATTGGCGGCAACAACGAGGACTTCGAGGCGCTGCACGACCTGCCGGACGGCGGCGAGCTGGCCCCGGATGTCCACTACCTGGGCCGCGCCGGCCTGCGCACGCTGGGCGGCCTGCGCGTGGCGTACCTGTCCGGCATCCACGCGCCGCGCTTCATCGACCAGCCGCTCAAGCGGCCCACGTCGCTGGATACCGCGAAGCAGGCCGGCTACTTCCGCACCGACGAGGTGGCGCGGGTGGCCGCGCTCCAGGACGTGGACCTGCTGCTCGTGCACGAGTGGCCCCGGGGCATCGTGCAGAAGGCCCGCGACGAACGGCTGGCCCCGGAGCGGCCGCTGCCCTCGCCGTGGATCGGCAACCCGGTGACGCGCCGGCTGGTGGACGGGCTGCACCCGCGCTGGGTGGCGTGTGGCCACTCGCACAAGCCCTTCGCCGTGTCGCTGGAGGCCCACGGGCGCCCGGCGTCGCGCGTGGTGTGCCTGGACCAGGCGGCGAAGCCCGACACCGCCGTCTTCTGGTGGGAGTTCGAGGGCCGCGAGGCCCGGCGCGCGGGCTGGGGCGTCAGCGGCGCCGTCGCGTGGCAGGTGGGCCAGCGCTGGGGCCTGCACACGCTGCCGCCGCTGACGGAGTCCGGGACCCCTGGCCCAGCGGGTTCGGCGGGCTCGGATGACGGGCCGGGCAACGCGCCGCCCAACGACGGCGCTACAGCTTGA
- a CDS encoding hybrid sensor histidine kinase/response regulator has product MLSDSSLSRKEFQGVPYRVKCLLVDDLEENLLALSAVLRRDDVEVYCASSGAHALELLLQHEFALALVDVQMPDMDGFELAELMRGSERTRDVPIIFVTAGVGDPRRMFKGYDAGAVDFLYKPLDAYVLRTKADVFFHMHQQKQQLAEQLDMLAETLRLNEMFTAVLGHDLRNPLSAMLTAADLLLRRTEDDAVRKTAGRMLTAGKRMGRMIEDVLDLARARLAGGIPLRRGETDFGLLVQRMVQEHQTAWPQHTIEVQQDGDLVGDWDADRLAQVASNLIGNALQHGDTVEPVRIRVDGTQGDALRFTVTNVGVIPPHLLPYLFDPFHGGQQDRGRGEGLGLGLYIVQQIIQAHQGGVEVLSGAGPYTEFRVELPRRGVDVVKL; this is encoded by the coding sequence GTGCTGTCTGATTCGAGCCTCTCCCGAAAGGAGTTCCAGGGCGTGCCCTACCGGGTGAAGTGCCTGCTCGTCGATGACCTGGAGGAGAACCTCCTGGCGCTGTCCGCCGTGCTGCGGCGCGACGACGTGGAGGTGTACTGCGCCTCGTCCGGCGCGCACGCCCTGGAGCTGCTGCTCCAGCACGAGTTCGCGCTCGCGCTCGTGGACGTGCAGATGCCGGACATGGACGGCTTCGAGCTGGCGGAGCTGATGCGGGGCTCGGAGCGCACGCGCGACGTGCCCATCATCTTCGTCACCGCGGGCGTGGGCGACCCCCGCCGCATGTTCAAGGGCTACGACGCGGGCGCGGTGGACTTCCTCTACAAGCCGCTGGACGCGTACGTGCTGCGCACCAAGGCGGACGTCTTCTTCCACATGCACCAGCAGAAGCAGCAGCTGGCCGAACAGCTGGACATGCTGGCGGAGACCCTGCGCCTCAACGAGATGTTCACCGCCGTGCTGGGCCACGACCTGCGCAACCCCCTCTCCGCCATGCTCACCGCGGCGGACCTGCTCCTGCGCCGCACGGAGGACGACGCCGTGCGCAAGACGGCGGGCCGCATGCTCACCGCCGGAAAGCGCATGGGCCGCATGATTGAAGACGTGCTGGACCTGGCGCGCGCGCGGCTCGCGGGCGGCATCCCGCTGCGCCGGGGTGAGACGGACTTCGGCCTGCTGGTGCAGCGCATGGTGCAGGAGCACCAGACGGCGTGGCCCCAGCACACCATCGAGGTGCAGCAGGACGGCGACCTCGTGGGGGACTGGGACGCGGACCGGCTGGCGCAGGTGGCCTCCAACCTGATTGGCAACGCGCTCCAGCACGGCGACACCGTGGAGCCGGTGCGCATCCGCGTGGACGGCACCCAGGGGGACGCCCTGCGCTTCACCGTCACCAACGTGGGCGTCATCCCGCCCCACCTGCTGCCCTACCTCTTCGACCCGTTCCATGGCGGCCAGCAGGACCGGGGCCGGGGCGAGGGCCTGGGCCTGGGCCTCTACATCGTCCAGCAGATCATCCAGGCCCATCAGGGCGGCGTGGAGGTGCTCTCCGGCGCCGGCCCCTACACGGAGTTCCGCGTGGAGCTGCCGCGCCGGGGCGTGGACGTCGTCAAGCTGTAG
- a CDS encoding phosphatase PAP2 family protein: MPASFRTLLPLWLLLLTLAPLSRASAQEPASDTPHALRFNWTRDGILTGAAGALWISSETVFKDDLAPARCRWCDRAPDGTDTLNRLDRWGRGIAGSSAESRKRADTWSNIIGFAGLPLGLFGAQYVAGHATGASGEYFAQDATIMIETAVLASVANQAVKFAVGRERPFVHVLSDADKGLTAHPTDNNLSFYSGHTNLAFSLAVSAGTVAALRGYKHQALVWGVGLPLAASVGLLRMGADKHYLSDVLTGAVIGSAFGVAVPLLLHGRTHDAPSASGRASTLSLNPSFGRQMVGVSGAF, encoded by the coding sequence ATGCCCGCCTCCTTCCGGACCCTCCTCCCCCTCTGGCTCCTCCTCCTGACGCTGGCGCCGCTGTCACGTGCCTCCGCCCAGGAGCCGGCCTCCGACACGCCGCACGCGCTGCGCTTCAACTGGACCCGGGACGGCATCCTCACCGGCGCCGCGGGCGCGCTGTGGATCTCCAGCGAGACCGTGTTCAAGGACGACCTCGCCCCGGCCCGGTGCCGCTGGTGCGACCGCGCGCCGGATGGCACCGACACGCTCAACCGCCTGGACCGCTGGGGCCGGGGCATCGCGGGCAGCAGCGCGGAGTCCCGCAAGCGCGCGGACACCTGGAGCAACATCATCGGGTTCGCGGGCCTGCCCCTGGGCCTGTTCGGCGCCCAGTACGTCGCGGGCCACGCGACGGGCGCGTCCGGCGAGTACTTCGCCCAGGACGCCACCATCATGATTGAGACCGCCGTCCTCGCCTCCGTCGCCAACCAGGCGGTGAAGTTCGCCGTGGGCCGCGAGCGCCCCTTCGTCCACGTCCTGTCCGACGCTGACAAGGGCCTCACCGCGCACCCCACCGACAACAACCTGTCCTTCTACAGCGGGCACACCAACCTGGCCTTCTCCCTGGCCGTCTCCGCTGGCACCGTCGCCGCGCTGCGCGGCTACAAGCACCAGGCCCTCGTCTGGGGCGTGGGCCTGCCGCTGGCCGCGTCCGTGGGCCTGCTGCGCATGGGCGCGGACAAGCACTACCTGTCCGACGTGCTCACCGGCGCCGTCATCGGCTCCGCGTTCGGCGTGGCGGTGCCGCTGCTCCTCCACGGCCGCACCCACGACGCCCCTTCCGCGTCCGGCCGCGCCTCCACCCTGTCGCTCAATCCCTCCTTCGGCCGGCAGATGGTGGGGGTCTCCGGAGCCTTCTAG
- a CDS encoding PD-(D/E)XK nuclease family protein: MSRPGRTLHVFPDAARRQAALRAERRVRGISLGARLLTWDDFVHALGGARELNRRPCPATAARAVVAGLGGALGTTPFGDYVREPAFARAAADVLLDLKAGRLSARELQDAAEVLPPERRTRVRVLARLYHLYEQRMAELGLADREDVLRGAREALDRGAWPAGWDGVTGLVLHGVYDVRPSKLELLLGLAAACESRRVSLRVETPVGGSPVADAALAALFRAFENRGESMPHVDLFKADVTFEGRPFTDLGRHLFSPRSARDVLKDAVDGLSVWNATSAREEARIVARDVRRLIAAGSAPSDIAIAYRDLGPEAGWLAEALGELGVPVRLPWGEPLALAGPVRLALELPVLIEDGFPAERVAEIVASRYVPSLSRGGPDAPAALLALAAARDDRLGATRGKGAYDVRLEDLARRMQAQGGRHKEDAVRVMAVRALRDRVMRLINECRHIPKEGTAAELVAAWWKVVERLGLLDSAGKLEPREEGSLGARIEDARARDDAALAAFRQRMEALLRSLRAVGGGPELTRRMLGRWLADALRDVHLPARGPTTGAVEVLDLGEVPGRTFRHLFVAGLTEGRLPGRDPPSPLLGDAERVALNQHLTRDVFRLTGGEFDDRAPWRLTEDRLLFASALAAAEASLSLSFAVKAAGGQEQVPSAFLEEVRRLTGHHWRTRTLPPVLPLDEVLTRAELRRTVALEALAGQSYPGLRVTEPDPAGTVLKERFGTEDWFRGARELAHMEAARLRFFGNEEEAPGEFTGGVQGPELEQKLRETFHFGLERPLSASALARFGNCGFQGFIAYGLKVAEPVVPGEEFDARGRGTFWHRVMEEVFKALRDEKLLGQAPEDIPKEVLEKAVKKASRHFEELHHVGHRELWKLAGEKAHAMVRRILTDQGRGLPFDPLKPEGFELKFGPAAKDPRWSDVKLLVANDAIVFEGQIDRLDTAGVEVGVIDYKTGKLDKRALKENLLRSDFQLPLYLYAARESGHVGARNAAWFSLRTGASIHLSDVMPPAELEDLLSTDPEVRQRVADAQGLNLPNAVEMLVTRLRKGDFPARPNDCGRCGYRAVCRITERRVMDEGSG; this comes from the coding sequence ATGTCCCGCCCTGGCCGCACACTCCACGTCTTTCCCGATGCCGCACGCCGTCAGGCCGCGCTGCGGGCGGAGCGGCGCGTGCGGGGCATCTCCCTGGGGGCCCGGCTGCTGACGTGGGACGACTTCGTCCACGCGCTGGGTGGGGCGCGGGAGCTCAACCGGCGCCCCTGTCCGGCGACGGCGGCCCGCGCGGTGGTGGCCGGGCTGGGCGGCGCGCTGGGCACGACGCCGTTCGGGGACTACGTGCGCGAGCCCGCGTTCGCCCGGGCCGCGGCGGACGTGCTGCTGGACCTGAAGGCGGGCCGCCTCTCCGCGCGTGAGTTGCAGGACGCCGCGGAGGTGCTGCCCCCGGAGCGGCGCACGCGCGTGCGCGTCCTGGCCCGGCTGTATCACCTGTATGAGCAGCGGATGGCGGAGCTGGGGCTCGCGGACCGCGAGGACGTGCTCCGGGGCGCCCGTGAGGCGCTGGACCGGGGCGCATGGCCGGCGGGCTGGGACGGGGTGACGGGCCTGGTGCTCCACGGCGTCTACGACGTGCGGCCCTCGAAGCTGGAGCTGCTGCTGGGGCTGGCGGCGGCGTGCGAGTCGCGCCGGGTGTCGCTGCGCGTGGAGACGCCGGTGGGTGGCTCGCCGGTGGCGGACGCGGCGCTGGCGGCGCTGTTCCGGGCCTTCGAGAACCGGGGCGAGTCGATGCCCCACGTGGACCTCTTCAAGGCGGACGTGACGTTCGAGGGCCGGCCCTTCACCGACCTGGGCCGGCACCTGTTCTCCCCCCGCTCCGCGCGCGACGTGCTGAAGGACGCGGTGGACGGGCTGTCGGTGTGGAACGCGACGTCCGCGCGCGAGGAGGCCCGCATCGTGGCCCGCGACGTGCGGCGGCTCATCGCGGCGGGCAGCGCGCCGTCCGACATCGCCATCGCGTACCGCGACCTGGGTCCGGAGGCGGGCTGGCTGGCGGAGGCGCTGGGGGAGCTGGGCGTGCCCGTGCGCCTGCCCTGGGGCGAACCGCTCGCGCTCGCGGGGCCGGTTCGGCTGGCGCTGGAGCTGCCGGTGCTGATCGAGGACGGCTTCCCGGCGGAGCGCGTGGCGGAGATCGTCGCCAGCCGCTACGTGCCCTCGCTGTCGCGCGGAGGGCCGGACGCGCCCGCGGCGCTCCTGGCGTTGGCGGCCGCGCGGGATGACCGGCTGGGCGCGACGCGGGGCAAGGGGGCCTACGACGTGCGGCTGGAGGACCTCGCGCGCCGGATGCAGGCCCAGGGCGGCCGGCACAAGGAGGACGCGGTCCGGGTGATGGCCGTGCGCGCGCTGCGCGACCGCGTGATGCGGCTCATCAACGAGTGTCGCCACATCCCGAAGGAGGGCACGGCCGCGGAGCTGGTCGCCGCGTGGTGGAAGGTCGTGGAGCGGCTGGGCCTGCTGGACTCGGCGGGCAAGCTGGAGCCGCGCGAAGAGGGCAGCCTGGGGGCGCGCATCGAGGACGCGAGGGCCCGGGACGACGCGGCGCTGGCGGCGTTCCGTCAGCGGATGGAGGCGCTGCTGCGCTCCCTGCGCGCGGTGGGCGGCGGCCCGGAGCTCACCCGGCGCATGCTGGGACGGTGGCTGGCGGATGCGCTGCGGGACGTGCACCTGCCCGCGCGGGGACCCACCACGGGCGCGGTGGAGGTCCTGGACCTGGGCGAGGTGCCGGGCCGCACCTTCCGCCACCTCTTCGTCGCGGGGCTCACGGAAGGACGGCTGCCCGGGCGCGACCCGCCGTCGCCATTGCTGGGAGACGCGGAGCGCGTGGCGCTCAACCAGCACCTGACCCGGGACGTGTTCCGGCTGACGGGCGGCGAGTTCGACGACCGCGCGCCCTGGCGCCTCACGGAGGACCGGCTGCTCTTCGCCAGCGCGCTCGCGGCGGCGGAGGCGTCGTTGAGCCTGTCGTTCGCGGTGAAGGCGGCGGGGGGCCAGGAGCAGGTGCCGTCCGCGTTCCTGGAGGAGGTGCGCCGGCTCACGGGTCACCACTGGCGCACGCGCACGCTGCCGCCGGTGCTGCCGCTGGACGAAGTGCTCACGCGCGCGGAGCTGCGGCGCACCGTGGCGCTGGAGGCCTTGGCGGGACAGTCCTACCCAGGCCTGCGCGTCACCGAACCGGATCCCGCGGGCACGGTCCTCAAGGAGCGCTTCGGGACGGAGGACTGGTTCCGGGGCGCCCGCGAGCTGGCCCACATGGAGGCCGCGCGTCTGCGCTTCTTCGGCAACGAGGAAGAGGCGCCGGGCGAGTTCACCGGCGGCGTGCAGGGGCCGGAGCTGGAGCAGAAGCTGCGGGAGACGTTCCACTTCGGCCTGGAGCGGCCGCTGTCCGCGAGCGCCCTGGCCCGCTTCGGCAACTGCGGCTTCCAGGGCTTCATCGCGTACGGGCTGAAGGTGGCGGAGCCCGTGGTGCCCGGCGAGGAGTTCGACGCCCGGGGACGCGGCACCTTCTGGCACCGCGTGATGGAGGAGGTGTTCAAGGCGCTCCGGGACGAGAAGCTCCTGGGGCAGGCGCCGGAGGACATCCCCAAGGAGGTGCTGGAGAAGGCCGTGAAGAAGGCCAGCCGGCACTTCGAGGAGCTGCACCACGTGGGGCACCGCGAGCTGTGGAAGCTCGCGGGAGAGAAGGCCCACGCGATGGTCCGGCGCATCCTCACGGATCAGGGGCGCGGGCTGCCGTTTGATCCGCTGAAGCCGGAGGGCTTCGAGCTGAAGTTCGGTCCCGCTGCGAAGGACCCTCGCTGGAGCGACGTGAAGCTCCTGGTGGCGAACGACGCCATCGTCTTCGAGGGGCAGATCGACCGGCTGGACACGGCCGGCGTGGAGGTGGGCGTCATCGACTACAAGACGGGCAAGTTGGACAAGCGCGCGCTGAAGGAGAACCTGCTGCGCTCGGACTTCCAGCTCCCGCTGTACCTCTACGCGGCGCGGGAGAGCGGCCACGTCGGCGCGCGCAACGCGGCGTGGTTCTCGCTGCGCACGGGCGCCAGCATCCACCTGTCGGACGTGATGCCGCCCGCGGAGCTGGAGGACCTGCTGTCCACCGACCCGGAGGTGCGCCAGCGGGTGGCGGACGCGCAGGGCCTCAACCTGCCCAACGCGGTGGAGATGCTGGTGACGCGCCTGCGCAAGGGGGACTTCCCGGCGCGGCCCAATGACTGTGGCCGCTGCGGCTACCGCGCGGTGTGCCGCATCACCGAGCGGCGCGTGATGGACGAGGGGAGCGGATGA
- a CDS encoding UvrD-helicase domain-containing protein, whose translation MSDTAPHMLALEKNLALMAGAGAGKTYSLVTMTLHLFAGAREAVPTPLLAGAREAGSALRPSRLGMLTFTDKAAAEMRRRVRERLDALAQGDVPLDAEKDLRASLARLERPFPTQDEWRKVREELGAATVGTFHSLCGQILRRAPPSVGIDPAFEVLDELESSGLLEDVTERVVLDALEGGDAKVRELCAELGFSGSGFSDGLVAALMDVYRTLREEGLKAATARVGDGAADKVQLEGLIQDCRRLCTEARAQDAKGEWSPLLSVCERALEGMTPDTFLQTERFPALRNALLSEPRNLAHLRKGAGACLKELLWRVKGKSDGSVRRLEDAYAAWRTAPFEETFRDLLGQLEERHDAELSRRNVFDFTSLLVKARDLLRDHPEFRQQIQERLGALLVDEFQDTNRLQLELVLLLSERREGGPRELAPGADLVAALPLEPAFLCAVGDRKQSIYEFRGADVSVFTVLADKIEAEGGARGFLQHNYRSLPGVLSFFNRAFAGLLVAKEATPRPFEVVYDAATDDLSPTRPELADGPVVERLSLPEADTAPELREHEADAVARRLRVMLAPGAPATVMAEDRKGLRPARGGDVAILFRTFTHLEEYRTALIRHGVPHRVLRGRGFYGAQEVRDLASLLALLSDADDALAFAAVLRSPLVGLSDAALFRLAGDLPLSLGSPRLVDANVRAAMSAREQTRLACFLDLIPVLRRERDRLGVHALLHAALEATGYREALAGSPYAEQASANVEKLLSLAARRDERGTGSCVAFARELRQLADSDPNEAQADLLDEGDPRAVQLLTIHRAKGLEWPVVVVPGMGGRRRTTSARAYFERSFGLALRPWMPDSLDTFTSERFEAVRAELKAREDAEYLRLLYVALTRAKDLLVLSGGEEKRAGTDSWWHRVDRRLDADPELRELAKDVDVEQLPPPADPEPPTEEQTLQARIRVEAALARVAEAGASAFGEDALRAGRAQAPRPDADLEEGDSAFSDAPAIASVRALQDFLSCPRRYHHLHRLGLAVGSEPWEAPARSSPLLVESEGWLPVERPDQLVTRLLREVDLSLAGPDAEGSERRAHLEQLLRGAGRDPEEEDLGAVLTTAERFLGTAFAKRLAASPASSVHRGLDFVLDLEDGAALEGVLDLLWESPEGEAVAVLLRPGARHPLGPAACAHELAALALAASRMVRDGVPVRVGVAFLGEGSPEPEFLASGAGDEAAARRLALGVRALVQSESMGAGAGWDKAACQALHCGFAEHCHPAPPAC comes from the coding sequence ATGAGCGACACCGCGCCCCACATGCTCGCGCTGGAGAAGAACCTGGCCCTGATGGCCGGCGCCGGCGCGGGCAAGACGTACAGCCTGGTGACGATGACGCTGCACCTGTTCGCGGGCGCGCGCGAGGCGGTCCCCACGCCGCTGCTCGCGGGGGCGCGCGAGGCGGGATCCGCGCTGCGGCCGTCGCGGCTGGGCATGCTCACGTTCACGGACAAGGCCGCCGCGGAGATGCGCAGGCGGGTCCGTGAACGGCTGGACGCGCTGGCCCAGGGCGACGTGCCCCTGGACGCGGAGAAGGACCTGAGGGCGTCGCTCGCGAGGCTGGAGCGGCCGTTCCCCACGCAGGACGAATGGCGCAAGGTGCGCGAGGAGCTGGGCGCCGCGACGGTGGGTACCTTCCACTCGCTCTGCGGTCAGATCCTCCGTCGCGCGCCGCCCTCGGTGGGCATCGATCCCGCCTTCGAGGTGCTGGACGAGCTGGAGTCTTCGGGCCTGCTGGAGGACGTCACCGAGCGCGTGGTGCTGGACGCGCTGGAGGGTGGCGACGCGAAGGTGCGCGAGCTGTGCGCGGAGCTGGGCTTCTCCGGTTCAGGCTTCTCCGACGGGCTCGTGGCCGCGCTGATGGACGTCTACCGCACGCTGCGCGAGGAGGGCCTGAAGGCGGCGACGGCCCGCGTGGGCGACGGCGCGGCGGACAAGGTGCAGCTCGAAGGCCTCATCCAGGACTGTCGCCGGCTGTGCACGGAGGCCCGCGCCCAGGACGCCAAGGGCGAGTGGAGCCCCCTGCTGTCCGTGTGTGAGCGGGCGCTGGAGGGGATGACGCCGGACACCTTCCTCCAGACGGAGCGCTTCCCCGCGCTGAGGAACGCGCTGCTGTCGGAGCCGCGCAACCTGGCGCACCTGCGCAAGGGCGCGGGCGCGTGCCTCAAGGAGCTGCTCTGGAGGGTGAAGGGCAAGAGCGATGGCTCGGTGCGGAGGCTGGAGGATGCCTACGCCGCGTGGCGCACGGCCCCCTTCGAGGAGACCTTCCGCGACCTGCTGGGCCAACTGGAGGAGCGCCACGACGCGGAGCTGTCGCGGCGCAACGTGTTCGACTTCACGTCGCTGCTGGTGAAGGCGCGCGACCTGCTGCGCGACCATCCGGAGTTCCGCCAGCAGATTCAAGAGCGGTTGGGCGCGCTGCTGGTGGACGAGTTCCAGGACACCAACCGGTTGCAGTTGGAGCTGGTGCTGCTGTTGTCGGAGCGACGGGAGGGCGGCCCGCGCGAGCTGGCGCCGGGCGCGGACCTGGTGGCCGCGCTGCCGCTGGAGCCCGCGTTCCTGTGCGCGGTGGGTGATCGCAAGCAGTCCATCTACGAGTTCCGTGGCGCGGACGTGTCCGTGTTCACGGTGCTGGCGGACAAGATTGAAGCGGAGGGTGGGGCGCGCGGCTTCCTCCAGCACAACTACCGCTCGCTGCCGGGCGTCCTGTCCTTCTTCAACCGCGCGTTCGCCGGGCTGCTCGTGGCGAAAGAGGCGACGCCCCGTCCGTTCGAGGTCGTCTACGACGCGGCGACGGACGACCTGTCCCCCACGCGGCCGGAGCTGGCGGACGGGCCGGTGGTGGAGCGCCTGTCGCTGCCGGAGGCCGACACCGCCCCGGAGCTGCGCGAGCACGAAGCGGACGCGGTGGCCCGGCGCCTGCGGGTGATGCTCGCGCCCGGTGCGCCCGCGACGGTGATGGCGGAGGACCGCAAGGGCCTGCGTCCCGCGAGGGGCGGGGACGTGGCCATCCTCTTCCGGACCTTCACGCACCTGGAGGAGTACCGCACCGCGCTCATCCGTCACGGCGTGCCGCACCGGGTGCTGCGCGGGCGCGGCTTCTACGGGGCGCAGGAGGTGCGCGACCTCGCCTCGCTGCTGGCGCTGTTGTCGGACGCGGACGACGCGCTGGCCTTCGCCGCGGTGCTGCGCTCGCCGCTAGTGGGCCTGTCGGACGCCGCGCTGTTCCGGCTGGCGGGAGACCTGCCCCTGTCGCTCGGTTCACCGCGCCTGGTGGACGCGAACGTGCGCGCCGCGATGTCCGCGCGCGAGCAGACCCGGCTGGCGTGCTTCCTGGACCTCATCCCGGTGCTGCGGCGTGAGCGGGACCGCCTGGGCGTGCACGCGCTGCTGCACGCGGCCCTGGAGGCGACGGGCTACCGCGAGGCGTTGGCGGGCTCGCCGTACGCGGAGCAGGCGAGCGCCAACGTGGAGAAGCTGCTGTCCCTGGCGGCCAGGAGGGACGAGCGGGGGACGGGCAGCTGCGTGGCCTTCGCGCGCGAGCTGCGCCAGCTGGCGGACTCCGACCCCAACGAGGCGCAGGCGGACCTGCTGGACGAAGGCGACCCGCGCGCCGTGCAGTTGCTGACCATCCACCGCGCCAAGGGCCTGGAGTGGCCCGTGGTGGTGGTGCCCGGCATGGGAGGCCGCAGGCGCACCACGTCGGCCCGCGCCTACTTCGAACGCTCGTTCGGCCTGGCGCTGCGGCCCTGGATGCCGGACTCGCTGGACACCTTCACCTCCGAACGCTTCGAGGCGGTGCGCGCCGAACTCAAGGCCCGCGAGGACGCCGAATACCTGCGCCTGCTCTACGTGGCCCTCACCCGCGCCAAGGACCTGCTGGTGCTGTCGGGCGGCGAGGAGAAGCGCGCGGGCACCGATAGTTGGTGGCACCGCGTGGATCGGCGCCTGGACGCGGATCCGGAGCTGCGCGAGCTGGCGAAGGACGTGGACGTGGAGCAGTTGCCCCCGCCCGCGGATCCGGAGCCGCCCACCGAGGAGCAGACCCTCCAGGCACGGATCCGCGTCGAAGCCGCCCTGGCCCGCGTGGCCGAGGCCGGGGCCTCCGCGTTCGGGGAGGATGCCCTCCGGGCGGGGCGTGCCCAGGCCCCGCGCCCCGACGCCGACCTCGAAGAGGGGGACTCGGCATTCTCCGATGCGCCGGCCATCGCCTCCGTGCGCGCGTTGCAGGACTTCCTCTCGTGCCCGCGTCGCTATCATCACCTCCACCGGCTGGGGCTCGCCGTCGGCTCGGAGCCGTGGGAGGCGCCCGCGCGGTCATCCCCGCTGCTCGTGGAGTCGGAGGGCTGGCTGCCGGTGGAGCGTCCGGATCAACTCGTGACGCGGTTGTTACGGGAGGTGGACCTGTCGCTCGCGGGGCCGGACGCGGAGGGCTCCGAGCGCCGGGCGCACCTGGAGCAGTTGCTGCGCGGCGCGGGGCGGGATCCGGAGGAGGAGGACCTGGGCGCCGTGCTGACCACGGCGGAGCGCTTCCTGGGCACGGCCTTCGCGAAGCGGCTCGCCGCCTCGCCCGCGTCCAGCGTGCACCGGGGGCTCGACTTCGTGCTGGACCTGGAGGACGGGGCGGCGCTGGAGGGGGTGTTGGATCTGCTCTGGGAGTCCCCGGAGGGCGAGGCCGTGGCGGTGCTCCTGCGCCCGGGGGCCCGTCATCCGCTGGGCCCGGCCGCGTGCGCGCATGAGCTGGCGGCCCTGGCCCTGGCGGCGTCGCGGATGGTGCGCGACGGGGTGCCGGTGCGGGTGGGGGTGGCCTTCCTGGGTGAGGGCTCCCCGGAGCCGGAGTTCCTTGCGAGCGGTGCCGGGGATGAAGCGGCTGCGCGCCGGCTCGCCCTGGGGGTCCGGGCGCTTGTCCAGTCTGAATCGATGGGGGCGGGGGCGGGGTGGGACAAAGCGGCCTGCCAGGCCCTTCATTGCGGCTTCGCGGAACACTGTCACCCGGCCCCTCCCGCGTGCTAA